The DNA region ACTGCCTCCTGAGTTCACTCTAGCAAGAAGTGGGCACTTCCACAAAGAAGTGCTCACCCTATAGCCAAAAGTACACTTGCAAAAGTGGAGGCTCGAGGGACGTCCCGTCTCTACTTCCGCAAGCTCGAGATAGGACGTCTCAACTACCTTGTGCAGTCAGGGGGACCAGCGTGGCGAGGCGCTCATCGAAGTGAAACTGCTGTGGCGCGGCAATTCGGGAGGTTTCGAAGGCAGGGTGCAAGGGGTTGACCAGGTAGTTGAACTCACTCGGGATGACGACGCTGGGCACTCTCAGAACGAGCGAGGCTTGCCGCTCGCTCCAGTTATCCCCGATGCGCTGGGTCGCCTTCAGGGGTGGGGCGTGCCAGTCCGGCGGCACCGGCTTGCGGTTCCAGTCCTCGGGCAGCGCGGTCTCAGCCAAGTAGGCGCTCTCACCCTCCTCGAAGGTAAAGCCGTACACCCAGACTCCCTCCAGCCCCCTCACGGAAAAGGTGTGAACCAGGCGCTCGAGCGCAGCCAGGGCGATCGAGGCCGAGGCGTAGACCAGTCTCGTGCCGGGCCCGTTCCAGCGGCCCCCATGCTTGGCCGCACCGAGCCCGCTGAAGGCGTCCTCGGGCCGGTGGTACGGTTCGCTGCTGAGCCGGTACGCCGTCAGAGGTAAACGCCATCGGCAATCTGCTCTAAGTAACGAGTCACGGCGTCCAGGCCGGGGGCGGTTGCGGCCAGCTCGAGTGGGACATGACCAAGCTGAGGGTTGGGCGTGCGCAACCAGCGCCTGGCATCCTCAGGCTCGCCGATGGCGCGCTCTGCCAGATTGAGGAGCTGCTTGATCCGGTAGAGGCGATTCGATTCCGCCGGGTTCAGCTGATCACCGCGCCGCCGGCTCAGGGTGCTGCGACTGATGCCAAGCACGCCGGCAAGCTGCTGCTGCGTCACCCCAAGGGTCTCACTCAGCCGCTCGAACTCCTCAAACGGGTAACCCGCTTCGATTTGGGTGATCTCATCGTAGAGGGGCGTCGCTCGAGAGGCGGCTTCGCGGGGTTCAAGGGTGGGTTCAAACACGAGCATCATGCTCACATGATACCTCAAGATGGCCCATATGGAAAGCAATGCAACAATGTCCAGGCGATCTTTCTAACATACTCACCTTACGCAGGTACTGTGCCAGCGCCTCTTTTTGTCATTGCGAGGAGCGACGAAGGAGCGGGTACGAAGTCGTGCGAAGCAACGTGGCAATCTTGTTTTACGTGTAGCGCATACAATACGAGATTGCTTCGCTTCGCTCGCAATGACAAGGTGCGTAAGGTGACAGACTCAGTAATGTTCAACTCAGCCATCACTCGAGTAGCCCCAACGCTACACTGAGAACAGCATGGTTTATGCCCTTCTCGCGGTACTGGCGTTCGTGTTCGGGAGCGGTTTTGTCCAGGCGGCCACACCCGACATCGTTCTGATAACCTTCTCCGGCCGTAGTGGCTTCCCTGCCTTGGGTGAATGCGGTCCAGGAACCTGCCCACCTCGCGATAACAGCACCTACCTCAGTGATCCTGAGCGCCGCACCGTCCAAACCCTTCAAGCGACCTTTGAGGAAAACGGGCTGAGTGTGTCGACATTCAATGCGTCCTCTTTCATTGAAAGGCACCACAGCTACCTCAGTAACCGTGATGAAGCTGGGTATGTGGAAGCGGAGGCATTCTT from Deinococcota bacterium includes:
- a CDS encoding RES family NAD+ phosphorylase; this encodes MTAYRLSSEPYHRPEDAFSGLGAAKHGGRWNGPGTRLVYASASIALAALERLVHTFSVRGLEGVWVYGFTFEEGESAYLAETALPEDWNRKPVPPDWHAPPLKATQRIGDNWSERQASLVLRVPSVVIPSEFNYLVNPLHPAFETSRIAAPQQFHFDERLATLVPLTAQGS
- a CDS encoding DUF2384 domain-containing protein is translated as MMLVFEPTLEPREAASRATPLYDEITQIEAGYPFEEFERLSETLGVTQQQLAGVLGISRSTLSRRRGDQLNPAESNRLYRIKQLLNLAERAIGEPEDARRWLRTPNPQLGHVPLELAATAPGLDAVTRYLEQIADGVYL